The Flavobacterium sp. 102 genomic interval GTTTTAAAAGCGTTTATTGAAACCAACAAACTCCAAAGCGGCATGGACAAAATTGACGTTCAGGAAGCTTGGAAATCGTTAATGGGTAATGGTGTCAACAGTTATACTAAAGAAGTGGTTCTGAAAGGATCTACTTTGTATGTTTCTTTAACATCAGCGGTCTTGCGGGAAGAGTTGAGTTATGGAAAACAAAAAATAATTACGATGATTAATGAAGAGCTTCGTAAAGAAGTAGTGACGGATATAATTCTTCGCTAAGTATTGGTTTCCAAATCCTTAATATAATCTTCATATTCGTAGAAAAAGACTTCAAACTTCGTCATTGTTTCGCTGAAGAAATCAAAAATCTCAGGCCAATAATTTCTATTGTTTAGGCTTACA includes:
- a CDS encoding DUF721 domain-containing protein, whose translation is MTKRLSNESSIGDVLKAFIETNKLQSGMDKIDVQEAWKSLMGNGVNSYTKEVVLKGSTLYVSLTSAVLREELSYGKQKIITMINEELRKEVVTDIILR